Proteins from a genomic interval of Rosa chinensis cultivar Old Blush chromosome 2, RchiOBHm-V2, whole genome shotgun sequence:
- the LOC112188641 gene encoding transcription repressor OFP8, with the protein MENRFKLKLSRMFHKASLGTCRSRSISDVIQKTDHSPPKPAPPPPPKPFPSICRPKCSDDQKQQPINRSCVISRSNTDLMLPRRKIFERRSPFVKPEIPPNSLFSHSNPFYEVHESHSFRQRKKKATKKKKKKTRSKKTDLFAISSSSLDSNHFYNGWWSSSEDEEKEDETDTLFSSNTHTSDSSGSRRRLRSSSQRKGQSFGRRRGGSEVGLMPLQGKVKDSFAVVKKSSDPYNDFRTSMVEMIVEKQIFSGKDLDHLLQCFLKLNSPHHHRVIIEVFTEIWEALFSNLGT; encoded by the coding sequence ATGGAAAACCGCTTCAAGCTAAAGCTCTCCCGCATGTTCCACAAGGCCTCACTCGGCACCTGCCGCTCACGCAGCATCTCTGACGTGATCCAAAAAACTGATCACTCTCCTCCCAAgccagctcctcctcctcctcctaagCCTTTCCCGTCCATTTGCAGACCTAAATGCTCCGACGACCAGAAACAGCAACCCATCAACCGCAGCTGCGTCATTTCCAGATCCAACACAGACCTCATGCTCCCCAGACGCAAGATTTTCGAACGTCGCTCCCCATTTGTGAAGCCTGAAATCCCTCCCAATTCTCTGTTCTCGCATTCAAATCCATTCTACGAAGTTCATGAAAGCCATAGCTTTCgacagagaaagaagaaagcgaccaagaagaagaagaagaagacgaggaGTAAGAAAACCGATCTTTTCGCAATCAGCTCTTCTTCTTTGGATAGTAATCACTTTTACAATGGGTGGTGGTCTAGCagtgaagatgaagagaaaGAAGACGAGACTGATACTCTGTTTTCCTCGAACACTCACACTTCCGATTCGTCAGGGTCTCGCCGGCGACTGCGTTCGAGTTCTCAGAGGAAAGGTCAGAGCTTTGGCCGGAGAAGAGGGGGTTCTGAGGTGGGTCTGATGCCATTGCAAGGAAAAGTGAAGGACAGCTTTGCTGTGGTGAAGAAATCTAGTGATCCTTACAACGATTTCAGAACATCAATGGTGGAAATGATCGTGGAGAAGCAGATATTTTCTGGCAAAGATCTTGACCATCTCTTGCAGTGTTTTCTGAAGCTGAACTCGCCTCATCATCACAGAGTTAttattgaggttttcactgagATTTGGGAGGCTCTGTTCTCCAACTTGGGGACTTGA
- the LOC112183513 gene encoding uncharacterized protein LOC112183513 codes for MNRFRKLLMQEEEDAITRNRQRALVMQAASSHILRIQEEESQWGGSQPGRQYNARDREAMDRRLKALYFTLLCRFQGNIFRRRYRMRPHVFDQMMHDVANHDPYFVQTDDASGRVGLSTEQKLTCAMRMLAYGLPADLCDEFLDVAESTALEILSHFTRAIWNVYHDHYLRRPTQADLQRLLDVAEKRGFPGMVGSLDCMHWQWKNCPTSWQGHFTGYKEKPTIILEAVASYDAWIWHAYFGLPGSLNDINVLGMSPLFNEICTGEAPRVSYHVGDREYGQCYYLVDGIYPKWGSFVKAIRNPITPEQAHFTKMQESYRKEVKRAFGILQARFAIVRGPARGWDREDLSYIMMTCIILHNMIVDDEREEDEES; via the coding sequence ATGAATAGGTTCCGGAAATTGCTGatgcaagaggaagaagatgccaTTACAAGAAATCGTCAAAGAGCCCTGGTGATGCAGGCAGCTTCCTCTCATATCTTGAGGATCCAAGAGGAAGAATCACAGTGGGGTGGTTCACAGCCCGGGCGCCAGTACAACGCAAGAGATCGAGAAGCTATGGATCGACGACTGAAAGCTCTATACTTCACTTTGCTGTGCAGGTTCCAGGGCAATATATTTCGTAGAAGGTACAGAATGCGACCTCATGTATTTGACCAAATGATGCATGATGTCGCCAACCACGATCCGTACTTCGTGCAAACTGATGATGCCTCCGGCAGAGTTGGTTTGTCTACCGAACAAAAGCTGACTTGTGCTATGAGAATGCTTGCTTACGGGCTTCCGGCCGACCTGTGTGATGAGTTTCTAGACGTAGCTGAATCTACAGCTTTGGAGATCTTGTCGCACTTTACTAGAGCAATCTGGAATGTGTACCACGATCATTACCTTCGTCGACCAACTCAGGCAGATTTGCAGCGGTTGCTTGATGTTGCCGAAAAAAGGGGGTTCCCCGGAATGGTGGGAAGTCTTGATTGTATGCACTGGCAGTGGAAAAATTGCCCAACCTCATGGCAAGGGCACTTCACTGGTTATAAGGAAAAACCCACAATCATTCTGGAGGCGGTCGCATCATACGATGCTTGGATTTGGCACGCCTATTTCGGACTTCCAGGTTCCCTTAATGATATTAATGTACTTGGAATGTCTCCATTATTCAACGAAATATGCACGGGTGAGGCTCCTCGAGTTTCGTACCATGTAGGTGATAGAGAATATGGCCAATGCTACTACCTAGTCGATGGGATCTACCCTAAATGGGGATCTTTTGTGAAAGCAATTAGAAATCCAATTACGCCAGAGcaagctcattttacaaagatgCAGGAGTCATACAGAAAAGAAGTGAAGAGGGCTTTTGGCATTCTCCAAGCTCGTTTTGCAATAGTAAGAGGACCCGCCCGTGGATGGGATAGAGAGGATCTATCATACATCATGATGACCTGCATTATTTTGCACAACATGATTGTCGATGATGAgcgtgaagaagatgaagagtctTGA